The genomic region TAAAAATACAGATTTTACAGCTCATGGTCTTGTGTATCATGCTGAAAAAGCATAGTAGTAGTTTGCAGGCGAACTATACATAATCTAATAAATTCACAATTATAAAACTTCGAAACAAAAATGGATAAAGCAtacaaaacacacacacacaaagaAAAGCATAAAGGATCATAAGGTAAAATCAGTTTAAACTACaggaaagaaaattttaaaaattaacaacAAAAGGGAATTTTCCAATTACTTTTCTTTCTAAAAAATGGATGATTTTCAATACCAACCAAGTTCGTAATAGAAATCACCGATTCCTAAAAGCTCAGCCCAAAATCCCTTATTTGAAGCCAAAGGATCCACTCCTACTTTTGCACACATTTCGTGAAATTGAGACCTAAAAGACGGGTTTTTACGAATATCATTCTGCGAAAAATAGATATAGAAATTAGTAAAACTAAAATAATTGAaactaatgaaaaaaaaaattgataaagaACTTTTGTTTACCTTGTGTTTTCGAGCGAATTCTTCGAGTTGAGATCGAAAAGTAGCAAGCTGCTCTTTCATGAGGTCGGTTCTTAACTTGGCTACATTTTCTCCCAACGCTCGATATTGATCctgaaattaaaaaaagaaaaagaaaaacccacACGCAAATAATTACGAGTAGATTTGATTGGTTGCAATTGTGGGATTCATTTGAATATCAttattaagattaaattgaaattcgaAACAAACCCTAGCAGCTGCAGCCGTTTGGAGCCCTCCGATTCCAGGTCGTCTtctcattttcctttttcttcgaAGTTCTgatttttctttccctttctttGGTTTTTTGTTGTGAAATAAGAACTAATTTATTACTTCACTTGATCTTGAAAAACTAAAAACGTAAATTATGAATCAACAAATCAGAGTGGCGCAGCGGAAGCGTGGTGGGCCCATAACCCACAGGTCCCAGGAtcgaaacctggctctgatataaGTTTTCGATAATTTTGTGATTACACTGGGCATTTTCATTAAGTAGGGGATGAACTTTTCACTGTGTTTTTATATTATCAAAAGAATTAAGAAAGTTTATCGTAGGATCGTTTTcttttgttatatatattttcGGACAAACTTTATTTTGTTAGATTGTTTATAGatatatatatcaataatatCTAAGATAATATGTTTCATCTTTCCAACTTGACAATAAAGGTCATAAATTTCATCAAACTTTTTAAGTTAAtggtatttttaaaatatatatgatatagCAAAAATGGAGGAGCTCAAACTTTCTTCGAATGATGGATGACACTGTTCCTTGTTTATATTATCCATCAACCAAAGTTTTAATCCAAAAACCAATGAAATTTGTAATAAACTTGTTTGACTTTGAGATAACTCACCACTGTTCCTAACAACTCCTAAAAAAGTCGAGAAATCATTAGATTCTTCATTGACAAAACAATAAGTTGATGAAGAACTCATATGCCACCTAAAACAGTTCAAATGAACAATAATTGTAATCATGAAGAAAGCTTACATGCGAAAAGAAATGGCCCTCATATCATCTTACAACAAAGGTACTTACAATTTCTTTATTAATTGCTTGTCTCAGGTAGACCACAAGATAGAACAAGGTGAACCACAAGAAACATGCACTTTTTTTCGGTATTTATAAATTAGAACATTCTTGTTTGCATCTGTGTAAGACATTCACGATTGCTTCTAAAGTATACTTATTCACTAAGAGTTTCGGTGCAGTAGAATGGGGCAGTAGAGGGTTGATATACAAATGGTCTGACAGTGTGGAAATGACCTGATGGGCGACTATAGGTGAACTTGATACCGGTGCTGCGATTCCCAAGATGGTTGCAGTGATCATGGAAACTACTGATCGGTCGTGCCAAGCATGTATTCCAACGGTCACTCTCAGGCATTGTTTCGGCCACGGTGTATATCCCCTTGGCGTTTGTGAAAGCCTGGTAATTTACTACTTCACCAGATTTTGTAATACAAAGTACAGCAACCTCAGCACCTACACCAACACATTTGTTTCAcataaatataagataaaattttcatgcatgaTTCATATACTTCAAGGCTCGGTTTAAAAGATTAATTAAGGCTTCTACAGAAAAACCCCCTATTTTGTATGGTTATACTGAGATGAATGAATCTAATTATGCCCCTTAAAACATCAATGCCATAGTACAGCTTGAAAGATTAAAACAATATCCTACCATCACTAATGTTTGACCTTCATCATTGAGAACAGATATATCAATGACAAATAGCTTTATCAAACACAGAAATGAACAAAGGATTTATTTATAAAACACCATACACCAAGCATCCATTCTTTTGCCAATTACTTCAACAAGCAAAAAAAGAATTGTTCCGACCAAAGATTAgttggtgaaattgttgttgcATTTCTACAACATTCAAACCATATCTGTCCTTATTGACCGTTCACGTGATGCAGCTATTCTTAgtggtttttaattttttagataTTTATCTGTTATTTTATTAGGTATTTTGAACTGGACTTAGCCATCTCTATTAGTATTTTGAATTGGCTTAGCTATCtctattatgttttgaattactGTTAGCTATCTCTTTTATCTTCTTTATTGCTGAGATtacaatgtatatatatttgttgaGCTATTACTTTATAAATACCTCTCATTTTCATAATAAAGATACAGTTCATTTTACAACCTTTGAGTAAATTCTATATGATATCAAAGTATTCTAAGCTCTCACGAGCAGATCCAGTGATTTTTTTCTCTAAAACGAACTCCATCTTAAACAAAGAAAGCTTACTTGTCAGCCATCTCAACCacagaagaaagaaaatgaaaccAAAGATCATGAATATATCCCAGTCCCACTATTCAACAATTTAAGCCTATAAGAGAATTCCTTACACAGACTTTTGGAGGATGCATCCTACACAAAAAGGATTCATTCAGACAATAGCGCAGTCAACCCAGAGACCCTTTCTAACACACTATAATAGCTGTTTGCAACTCAATTAGACACAGGTAAAAGTATTGAGTAAGCATCAACCATAGAAGCAATTTAGTGAAGCAAAGTAAATCACAGGGAAAGCACTCAAATAGGCAAATTGCAAGACACAGTGATCTTATCAAACCctcaaaaggtaaattttttgaGTATTTCTTTTCTCAATCCAAGTATAAATTGAACcctcattaaataaaaaaaaagaattataaaTTGAACCCATCCATGAAGTTGTATAGGCAAGCTCAACAATGTCAAAACCAATAATTAACCAAAAAAAAGGAGCAAACATTGTCACCGACAAAATGGAAGAACTATAAttccaaccaaaaaaaaaaaaaccaattcgAATTTCTGCTAAAGAAACATAATTTAACCAATCAAACAACTGCAATTCAAAATTATAAATGGAAAAAGGAACGGAGGAAAaacaagagagagagagagagagagagagagcaacCTTCTAAAATATGATCTTCAGGACCAATGGAAGAATCAGCGCAAACATCACAGACTACTCTACCGTGAATCTCACCAGTCCAAGATTTTACACCTGAAATCAAGAATACAGCTAAGACAACAAAACCCAGAACCAGATTCTTGCTCTTTGATCCCATGGGGTGATTCTTTTTTCAATTGAGCTAATAAGCACAAATGAGAGCAGCAGCCTGCCAGTGTTTACAAACACGCAGATTTTTGTAGAATAAAATTAGTATTGctttaaaaatatgtattttgagtttaaaagtatttttaaaataaatagaatataaTAAATTGATTTTGGCTGAATTAGTTTTTAAAagcaaatagaataaaataaattgattttggcTGAATTAGTTTTCTAAAAGCAAATAGAATAAAGTATGTTTTTTATTGGTGTTTAATTACAAATATgtgaaaattattaattaaaaataaaaatatttttaaaataataaaatgtgctaatatctaattacaaatatttaatggttatattttaatatttaaaatatagtttacatattctaattaaattttataaataattaatatttattgcttaaaatatttaaaatttatatttcttatatCTAAATATTAACGCAAGTTAtaataattcttttaatttttattaaaatataataatatttttaatattatttaaatatatatttgttacttaataataacatgtctaaaatagatattttatttttcaaaattacttTTTAACAAGAACACTAAACACTCAaatcttaaaccaaatttttcaaaagttttcttgataaacatgttaatttgcatatttttttgtgtttaatttggtttattttttaaCTAAACCTTGCTAATTAAGTgcttttatgatttaatcttgtcAAAGATGCAATTAGTCAAAAACAAGCTAAAAAGGGTCAATTTGAAAGATAATCATTAAAATGGGGACAAATTAAAAAGGTGGAGGAAGCTAAGGACACGtcaaatattttaactttgtaaaaaccaaaaataagaaaatcttattttatttatttttatttttattttatttttgattttatattaaattagtttaggctaaatttagtaaatCCCATATACATAAATAAAGGCTTTATGTTCTTAGGAAATCATCTATTAATTTTGTATTCCTACTGCAAATTGGAATAtaattatttttcccttttttttcaagTTGGCGTGAGTTATTGTCATTTTCATAAGAATTTTGCTTGCTTTTATAAAATTGAGTTAATTGCCTTCCAAGTCCTTTTCATTCCCTAAATTCCTCAATTATCATCGACCTACCTTTCTAAACATACAAAGCATGATTAATTGCatgcttaactaaatttcatCTAAGCTTTAGGCCGATGTTCTTTCCGGTCGGGAATCTTGAGATACGAATTCGCGTTAAAATCTGTCCAATTGGTATTCATTCttttcctaagtatcgggatTGATAACTCATCCCTTATGGTTAACTTGATTACAAGTCAAaaagtgcacgttgggttggagtcgtgttAGCTGACAGTTGGAGAAACGAGTCGGCCGTGCTGTATTCAGATCTCTAAGAACAAAtcaaggaagaagtgatcgaatttAAACGACCCACGCGGTTGAAGCCGTTAATTCGAGTTGGATTCTTCAGAACGCAAGGTTGCCAGAATCTTGAACCGGGAACGCGTGTATCTCGATTAAATAATCGGTAAGGGTTAGTTTGCAGGTCATACCAGAACCAGCCACGATAGGAATAATTGGTTGTTAGGATgttcttaactgctataaccaACTTATCGTTTGGAGGAGAAGATAAATTTTGAAGGATCGATTCTTGATACGAAATttaccgagtctaaggctaaggcttattTTATCTGCTTACACAAGTCTTAATTTATTTCCAGTTTACATTTATTTTTAATAGTAGCCAATCATTTATTTAAGTTGACTAGATTATTTACTTTCTTAAATATTCTCAAACCCCCCCGATTTAATTGTTAATTTTTCGCAGGTACGTTTAGAGTCGTGGGCACAACTCTTGACACGACGCTTGACGCGACGAATATTTTGTTCATAAGTGGACATAAAAGTTGCGATATCCAATCCTTGTGGgctcgaccctactaccactctttgCTACAATTTAGAGTTAtttttgtaggaattatttttggtggtttcgacgcccatcaaattttggcgccgttacCGAGGATTGGAGATATTCCTTTAATTTCTGTTTGTTTTCCTTATGACCAGATCAGAACCGGGAACTTTAGAATTTGAaccagaaattgagaaattggccTGACAACTGATGAAAGAAGTCATTCGATGCGGTAAACGGCCAAATCTCGGATTCGAAACTATATCATATAGTGAAGAAATTTTCTCGTTTGACGAAACAAACGAGATGGCTGAACAGATGATACGCCAACTCGCTGTGGCACCGGATGAACAACAACCCTTGTTTTTAACCTATCCGACAGGAGGAACGCTGTTCGAATTGAAGTCTGGTTTGATCCATTTACTACCCACTTTTCGTGGATTACAAAACGAGAATCCGCACACCCGCCTTAAAAAATTCCATATGGTGTGCACAAGCATGAAGCCTCAGGGAGTAACGGGAAACCAAATCAAACTTTGTGCTTTTCCTTTCTCACTAGCCGACTCTGCTAGAGAgtgattattttatttaccacCGAGATCTGTCAACACGTGGTCTACATGTCTTGTTTGTTTCTTAACAGGTTCTTCCCTATAGCTCGAGCAGCCGAACTAAGGAGGGACATTGTGGGAATATGTCAAAAAGACGCTGAACCGCTCTATGATTACTGGGAGTGATAtaaaaagttgtgtgcaagttgcccacaataTGGACTGATTGAATAGTCACTCTTGCAGTATTTCTATGATGGATTACTCCCGATGAAAATGAAGATGATAAATGCTGCAAGTGGAGGGGCACTAGTTAATATGACGCCCCAAAGAGCGAGAGAGTTGATTTCAACAAAGGCTGCTAACTCTCAACAATTTCGATCGATCACAAAACCTACAAGACGGGTTCATGAGTTAAGTTCTTTATCTTTAGAAGATAAAATTGATATGCTAACTAATGTTGTTCAAACTTTTCTTACAGATAAGACGAGCCCAGTGCGGTTGTGTGAAATTTACGCTAAGCCAGGCCATCCGATGGATTCATGTCCGATTTTACATGAGGATTCGACGGAACAAGCAAATTCTGTCGGGAACTTTCTAGGACCGCCTCAAAGGCGATATGACCCCTAGTCGAACTCGTATAATATGGGGTGGAAAGATCACCCAAATCTTAGTTATGGGTCGAATCCACAGTTCAATCAACCGTTCCAACAAAGGCCGTCACAGAATCAACAGATATCACCCCCAAAGTCATCTTTGGAAACCATAGTGGAAAGGCTAGCTAATAGTATTGAGAAGTTTCAGCTAAAAGCTGAAATGCATTTGCAGGAGTTAAATAAGCAAGTGAGCAAGCTTGTACTCACGGTTAGCCGTTTGGAGTCCTAAGGTAAGTTGTCGTCCCAAACTGAGCCAAATCCTCGACACAATGTAAGTGCTATAACATTAAGGAGCGGAAAGGTTTTGGAGCCCATACATGGCACGAGTCGTGCCTACTACTCTGGTCGAGATGAGAAGAAACTTGACACAGAGGCTCTAATAGAGTTAGCACCACAAAAGTTATTTGCAGTACCACCTCCGTTTCTTAGAAGACTTGTCCAATGCAAGAAGGAGCGAGACAAGAAGGAGATCCTCGACACGTTCTAAAAGGTGGAAATCAACATACCTCTTCTCAATGCGATTAAGCAGATCCCACGATACACAAAATTTCTAAAAGAGTTATGCAAAAGTAAAAGGAAACTTATGGGTAATGAAAAGGTAAATGTCGGAGAAAATGTCTCCAACGTTTTGTAACGGAAAATACTGCCCAAATGTAAGGACCAATATATGTTTTTCATATATTGTAAAATAGGTAGTGTCGGTATTAAAAAAACAACATGTGACTTAGGCGCatcaattaatgttatgccttttgTCAATTTATAAACTACTTAACGCGGGTCCTTTAAAGGAAACATGTGTGATTATTCAGCTTGCAGATAGATCCGTAATGCATCCAGAAGGAGTGCTGGAGGATGTTCTTGTTAAGGTAAACAAGCTAATATTTCCTGCAGACTTCTACATTATCGACATGGAGGATGACGACTCGACTAATTCGTCTGAGATACTTCTTGGGAGACCATTCTTGAGTACCATATGAACAAAAATTAATGTTTGGAGTGGAACACTCACTATGGAATTTGACGGTAAAGTGGTTAGGTTTAGTGTTTATGAGGATATGGCACATCCCAATGATAAGTTACAAATTGTACCTTGCAGGAATGTAGATCTTGATGTTAATTAAGAGAAATTATCGATAATCCAAAAACCAATACGTGAAGTTGTCATGAAAGCCTCGAAATTAGATCTGAAACCATTTTTAGAACATACAAGGATTCTGACAGAGAATAATGCAAACTTGAACGGAGAAGCTCAAAGACACCTCAATTCACTAATGATAGGGGAATCCGGGAAGGGCTTCAAGGATAGTGGGCAAAGGTTGAAACTTTTCTACAAGAACATCCAGGTGCACaagatggaaaaattaattttcaatgaGCCAAACGAATAACATTTATGGTCATCGAACTAACAACGTTAAACAAAAGCGCTTTTTGGGAGGTAaactaaaattattttcatttgttaaattttgagttttagtaagatttagtgtagcaccccaaacccgacccagacgttatggtcggatctgacatgccacatcgaagcattcaaaacattttatattattgatccagaaaaacttacttagtgttttaaaagatgattataggttaaagtggatggaagctgtgcaccaggtaggaaaccggaaaagaggaggtgagcccatcggactgcttaagtaccaagctcccttcagatccaatcctagacatgcacaccgccattgccacaccttaacgtcatgtatatttctaggaaaccgatttgattaagtcttttttaggaaaagtgattaattttggaaaatactttcattgcggaagctttgcttgtcatCGTGgcattttgaaatcaattgttgtttttgaaaacgcgccctaaagctttccaacttcaacagttaaaataagtaatacttatcttagtaacacatattaacaccatcaaaaataattaagaggccttattacatttaaaaacccaaaacttcaaacgtaaaaaaaggatgtccagttcaccgaagaaaatcaaactttcgagcgggtggccactccaattcctcatgactccaagcccactatggttggggattactgcgtggatgaaaataaaagggtgagtttgggaaactcattgtgtaaggaaaacccattcaaaacccaagtcactcaagcctattgggcctaagcccatttaggtaatgatggtcttggaccgagcccttttagattacaataaaccgggccttagcccttattcagataatgagatggcccataggctcatttcaaaatacatgcaacatcaataacatatgcaagcccatttgggagactactcaacccaccaaccactacactccaccgtaccagccctacactccatgtaggaatagctcaacccacccaacccaacaCTCCATAGTTGCGACCTTGCTACTCGATTaacgaagaattgaggcaaagcctccgagacgtggacaagccactttcgatacttcctccgtcaatatcccaatcccatgcatcagataataacaacatggcatgcagtaaataacaacaatcaaacatgcatttaggtcaatttaaccctaggggtatttcggtaatttatctactaggggtaaaactgtaaattttccacttttaaaggtatttcaataatttatctattttagggtttttcatgcatattcctactttttatgtactaacagaatcacgtaccgagtgttcttaccgaattgggcccgttggcccatcattctaattttggcccattaagcccaaaaatatcgagggcacagaaatcatacactttgcagtccaaattttgcagtttaccaaaaacattaatcgatttacctcacgagcattcgcacactcgtaaatctacaaaataccgattttcggcatttcggcttttcgacttttgccgatccagactaagaaagagggtgttagttacacacctgtttgcgacgatatgctaacgagatccacacacgaaccgcctacaattggattactaacacgttaatctaactattcaaatacaaactacatattaaccccttacaatattcggccaaccacacctacagatcatagtaagcttataagaaatcaataagcaactcattaacaaatttttgtcaatgtttaccacataatcataatttcactgcaagctgtcttcctgagcaacagtcactaaatcatttataactggagctacgaaactccaaatcaagtgccgttaattttccctaaaaatagactcatatatcttatatccataaaatttttagaatttttggtttcgccaatcaataccagatttttctcaaagtttcgcatgtttcactgtttgactaatctgaccactcttcattacgaatcaaatttctcattgtaaagaattcaaaatatgttctcgtttattccatttgaaactagactcattaagctttaattacataatttatgcagcatctaactcatctcccacaatttatggtgattttccaaagtcacgttactgctgctatcccaagcagatttattaccaaatcactctttcacacataacttgcatgcatgttttttttttaaacatgtatatcaccaatcaatcatcacatatctatgattttacttaagtataatctccatttcatcattttaaagcacaacatattagccgatttttccccttagcatctaagcacatgcatgctcatttgtttggctcaacttcacatatcttccatttttcatcaaaagaacatgaaacaacaaccatttccttcattttaattcatgaccaaatgctcacaacacaaccaaaaaccaaaatatgcttcaagagttaaggtaggatcaagaagaactcatgaacatcaagatagaagcaaactaccatgaacttaccttcaattttcttccctaagtgaccgaacattcaagagctttctcctctcctttctcttctctaactttaggctatgatgaacaaagatggacaaaactttattcttttcacgcctttttcttttaataaaatttcatatttcatccatttaattctttaatacaaaagacatgaaattttaatcatggaacatttacctaacccattatcatgaaacatttacctaactcattatcatggaacatttacctaacccattatcaatttgtatcaatttgtaccataaattatggatatcaagtgcacattttgtctacaacaacatgatggctggccacttcatgtaaaatgggaggtttgtcatgcaaatcctcctattttgcactcctatttatttggccacttcaatttagcctatagcattttcaaacattttcacataggtcctatttcataatttcactcacaaatgacaaaattaaagcatgaaattttgccaacattcacagaattcccgaaaattgaggcATTACATTTAGGgtgtaaataattaaatttttatttaatccaATGAATTTGTTGTTTTCAAGAACGAAATGAAGGTTATGAATTTTTCCAAAAGTCGGATAATGATGGTGGCGTGGGCGCACCGTGCTAAATGCTAACAATTATTTCCCAACGCCGACAACATCATTAGAAACACATGAGGAGTATTCTTAACCTTTCTCTTTGCTTGTTGCTTAAGTTACTGTCCTTTATTTCATATAAcacatgcttgaggacaagcataaaTTAAGTagggggttgaattggtaagtaaATATGCATGATTTTTGCTGCATGTCTCTCTTTTCTATGTGTTCAATCTTACGTTGAATTCATTCGATAGTTTATTTGACATTGAGCCTTTAATCTCACACTTAGTCAATTTGGACAATTgggcaaattttttattttaaatgttcAAGTGTATAGATTAGTCGACATTTGTGTTTTAAGGTTGATATATGTAGCTAGATTTTTCGTATAaattgatttttggaaaaatatttgcttgtgtataaataaattaataaaataaaaaaatttaaggctcaagttatgagtgaatttttgaaaatgtgaCCGAATTTAGTAATCGGGgtaaggtgcttgggttgtcaaggtgcttgggttgtcatcttatCTAGTGTAAAAAAGTTCGAGTGACAAGTCGGTAACTTACAAACATTCCGCTAACCGAGCCTttaaaagttaaataaataaatgttgataaaagaataataataaagacTGTTTGAACTAAGTAACTGGGATAGGGTagttgggttgtcatcctagttcGCATAAAAAGGTTTGACTATGTCTAAATTTTTTTACTAATGCTTAGTCAATTAACAATGCCTTACAAATTATTAGATTCAAACTCAATTTGATGAAATTGTTTAGTCCACATATTTCAATTCTATAACACTTGTTGATCAAACGATATATTCTGGATATTCATTTATTTTTTCCTATGTTGTTTGCATTGATTGAGGATGCGGAAAAGAGGctcaatttttaataaattatagaaTGAATTCTAATGTTTGAAGGAACaatatgcttgaggacaagcatgagctaagtagggggatttgataaacatattaatttgcattttttttgtgtttaatttggtttatttttgaACTGAACCCTGCTAATTAAgtgttttatgatttaatctaGTCAGGGATGCAATTAGTCAAAAACAAGCTAAAAAGGGCCAATTTGAAAGATAATCAATGAAATGGGGCCAAATCAAAAAGGTGGAGGAAGCCAAGGACATatcaaatattttgactttgtaaaaaccAAAAATAggaaaatcttattttattttatttatttttattttatttttgattttatattaaattagtttaGGCTAAATTTAGTAAACCTCATGTATATAAATAGAGGCTTTATGTTCTtaggaaatcatccattaatTCTGTATTCCTACTTTAAATTGGAATAGAATTAttcttcccttttctttcaagTTGACGTGAGCTACTACCATTTTCATTTGAATTTTGCTTACTTTTATAAAATTGGGCTAATTGCCTTCCAAGTCCTTTTCATTCCCCAAAATTTTCAATTATCATCAACCTACCTTTCTAAACATACAAAGCATGATTAATTGCatgcttaactaaatttcatcttAGCTTTAGGCTAGTGTTCTTTCCGGTCGGGAATCGTGAGATATGAATTCATGCTAAAATCCGTCCAATCGGTATTTATTCttttcctaagtatcgggatTGACAACTCATCCCTTAAGGTTAACTTGATTACAAGTCAAAAAGTGCACGTTGGGTTGAAGTCATGTTAGCTGACAGTTGGAGAAACGAGTCGGTCGTGCTGTATTCAGATCTCTGAGAACAAATCAAGAAAGAAGTGATCGAATTTAAACGACCCATGCGGTTGAGGTCATTAATTTGAGTTGAGTTCTTCAGAACGCAAGGATGCCATATGTAagacccctcacccgtatccaa from Gossypium arboreum isolate Shixiya-1 chromosome 1, ASM2569848v2, whole genome shotgun sequence harbors:
- the LOC108480971 gene encoding uncharacterized protein LOC108480971, with the translated sequence MGSKSKNLVLGFVVLAVFLISGVKSWTGEIHGRVVCDVCADSSIGPEDHILEGAEVAVLCITKSGEVVNYQAFTNAKGIYTVAETMPESDRWNTCLARPISSFHDHCNHLGNRSTGIKFTYSRPSGHFHTVRPFVYQPSTAPFYCTETLSE